The proteins below come from a single Zea mays cultivar B73 chromosome 8, Zm-B73-REFERENCE-NAM-5.0, whole genome shotgun sequence genomic window:
- the LOC100283410 gene encoding rho GDP-dissociation inhibitor 1: MDDQENEHEKHADAGTDVDEEEEDEDGHKRVVVLGPQVPLKEQLELDKDDESLRRWKEQLLGQVDTEQLGETAEPEVKVLNLTILSPGRPDLVLPIPFEADDKGYAFTLKDGSLYSFRFSFTVSNNIVSGLKYTNTVWKTGVKVENQKMMLGTFSPQQEPYVYEGEEETTPAGIFARGSYSAKLKFFDDDGKCYLETSYYFEIRKEWPGPAT; encoded by the exons ATGGACGATCAGGAGAACGAGCACGAGAAGCATGCTGATGCTGGGACTGACGTCGacgaagaagaggaggacgaagATGGCCACAAGCGTGTCGTCGTTCTTGGACCCCAAGTCCCCCTCAAGGAACAGCTCGAGCTTGACAAG GATGATGAGAGCCTGAGGAGGTGGAAGGAGCAACTCCTCGGGCAAGTCGACACCGAGCAGCTCGGAG AGACTGCGGAGCCGGAGGTGAAGGTGCTCAACCTGACCATCCTGTCACCGGGGCGGCCAGATCTAGTGCTACCGATCCCGTTCGAGGCCGACGACAAGGGCTATGCGTTTACGCTCAAGGATGGCAGCCTCTATAGCTTCCGTTTCTCCTTCACCGTCTCCAACAACATCGTTTCAGGCCTCAAGTACACCAACACGGTCTGGAAGACTGGAGTCAAAG TGGAGAACCAGAAAATGATGCTAGGGACATTCAGTCCCCAGCAAGAGCCGTACGTTTACGAGGGTGAAGAAGAGACCACACCTGCTGGCATCTTCGCAAGAGGTTCCTATTCTGCTAAGCTAAAG TTTTTTGATGATGATGGCAAGTGTTATTTGGAGACGAGTTACTACTTTGAGATTAGAAAAGAGTGGCCAGGGCCAGCAACCTAA